The Leclercia adecarboxylata region TCAGGATTTGAAGGTTTTATACGTGCTACAGGCAGAGCCGTAGCAGCAGCAGAGCGTGAACGTAAGAGAGCAGAGCGCCATCAGTTTGCCGAGGCTCGCCGAATAGAGCGCGAAATAAAGCGTGATAATGCTCAGAAACTTCGCGAGCAAAAGGAGGCTGATAAGTTAGCAAAAGCCATGTATTTGGAAGAACGTCAAGATGAAGTTTCCGATCTTAACGCTGAGCTGAACGAGACTATCTCCGCGCTTTCAACACTTCTGGAACATACTCTCGAATTTGATGATTCGATTGATTTTTCGGCACTGAAAAAACATCCAAAATTCGAAGACTTCAAAACACCTAAGCATCTCTTACCAGACCCGGAGCCAGAGATAAAAGTTGTGCATGCTCCAGCTGCATGGAAGTCTATTTTCCCATGGGTAAAGAACAGATATTATCGAGAATTGCAGCAGGCAGAAGAATCTTTCAATAAAAGTAAGGAAGATCATTCAATTAAACTTTTAAGCCAGAAAGTTGAGCTTGATGCTTTAGTTGCTGATTATCAGGCCCGAAGAACTGCTTACCTCGAAGAAATAAAAAGTCAGCACGACGAAGTTGACCTGTTTGAGCAAGACTACCTTAACTGCGATCCTGACAGCGTGTTGGCATATTGCGAAATGGTGTTGACACGGTCTGAATATCCTGAGAACGGCTTCCCACAAGCCTTTAGGTTGGCCTATTTACCTGACAGTAAGGAGTTGTTGGTTGAATACAACTTACCTGATATTGCAATAGTACCGCGTGAGTTGGAATACAGATATGTCAAAACGAGAGATGCCATTGATGCCAAGGCGCGAAAGATTGGCGAGATCAAAGAACTCTATCAAAACATAATCGCCGCGATCACACTCCGCACAATGCATGAGCTTTTCGAAGCTGACAAGGCATCTGCTTTAACATCAGTTCTGTTTAACGGTGTAATCGAAACTATCGATCCTACAAGCGGGCATGACACTAAAGTCACATTAGTATCTGCCCGTGCTTACAAGGACGATTTTATGCAAATAAAACTCGAAAGGGTTGAAAAGAGTGCATGCCTTAGAAGTTTAGGTGCACAAGTTTCAGGGCGGCCAGATGAACTTCAGGCAGTAAAGCCTATTATCGAATTTAACATGGTTGATAAACGCTTTATTGAACAAGGTGATGCTTTATCTGCCCTTGAAACACGACCAAACCTTATGGAACTTTCACCGTCAGAATTTGAGGTATTAGTATCAAATCTTTTCACCCAAATGGGACTGGATACCAAACTCACCAGAGGTACGAAAGACGGTGGCGTTGATGCGGTGGCATTCGACACACGCCCGATACTCGGTGGCAAAGTGGTGATTCAGGCTAAAAGATATAAAGATACTGTCGGTGTCAGTTCTGTTAGAGATCTTTATGGAACAATGATGAATGAAGGTGCTAACAAAGGTATTCTGGTGTGTACAAGTCAATACGGTAAAGATGCATATCGTTTCTGCGAAGACAAACCAATCGAACTCATAGATGGAGCCGGACTTCTCTACCTCTTAAAAGAGCATGCTGGGATATCAGCACGCATCAACCCCAATTTTTAATTACTTTTCCAGACTCGGTATAATGTTTGTCGCGAATGTTTGAAATTAGAAATTCAGCACAAGATTTCTAAACGAGTAAATCAAGGATATTAGCTTAGGGCAGAGTTTCCTGCCCATTTTGTTATCCCATTAAACCAACCTGCTACCCGTTGATTACTATATCGCAATAACTGTAAATACCCCTCAAATCCGCATATTCTCTTTAGAGAGTAGATAACGCTACTTTGGCAGCGAGCATGGAGAACTATGTGCCTTCGCACATTCCTGATGATTTCAAGATTTAGCGAACGTCCGCTCCTCGCTCGCAGCAGACCTTCAGTTCGTGTAGGTAGTGGCCGGGATTAGCGAGTATGCACGGCGGATAAGAGAGCTCCGGGTTCAGTTTGGCTGGTCCGTCTTAATCGGTACCACGCTGAAGGAAATGAATGAGATGATACTGGAGGAACTCCAGGCCCACACACTGGCCGTCTGGTAACGGGCGAAATGTTCGCTTTGCGCCAGAAGCCGATGTTGTTTACGTCGTGTTATTTGGTTAAGTTCACCGAAAGTCATATCTTCAGGTAAGAGGCACAGTAGATGGATTTAGAAACACCCCGTTTAAAGCTTGAGCCCTATGATGACTCTCATTACGAAGGTTTGAGGGTAATGGATAGTGATGCCGGAGTGATGCGTTATATCACCAGAGGTATCGTTAAAACGCCCGAAGAAACCTGGGAAGGTATAAGAAGAGTCCAGGCACGTTGGAAAAAGTATAACTACTCATGGTGGGCTATCAAAGAGAAGTCCTCTGGCGTGATCGTTGGCGCAGCATGCCTCCAGCACCTGGCAAACGTGGATGGCGCACCCTTAGAGATTGGCTGGCGTCTCGTCCCGGAACATAACGGCAAGGGCTTTGCAACAGAGGCAGCTCATGCGATCGTTGATTACGCGGCGGAACAGGTTGGCGCAACTTATCTGGTTGCTGTTGCCGATCCTGAAAATATCCCCTCGCAGCGTGTGATGCAAAGGTTAGGTATGTCTTACAAAGCAATAGAGCAGCATTACGATGTACCATGTGTGGTGTATGAGCTTAAGATACGCAGGCCTGCTTAAGTGTTGGCTACCCCGTGCAAGCGAGGGTAGCGTTAAAAAAGTTATGTCCTGGACGACAAACAACCGGAACCAGACGTAATCCTCTCGCTCGTGACTGCAACGTTCTGCATCGAACCAGACTATATTTGCTGCAATGACTTCTGATATTCCACAGGTACCTCTTTCAGGAAACGAATTACAGTAACTCAACCACCTCAAACTCTTCAGCAACCAGCTCCATATCCTCAGAAAAAGTCCCTTCCTGCGTAAAGAATCGCTGATGCTCCTTGCGCCAGTACTCAAGGCTTAAATCACCCTCACCTTCTTTACGGGCAAACTCAGCGGTGACATGGCAATAACGCACCAGACGCGCTGAAACCAGCCTGACAACGCAGGCTGGTTCTTCCTGTCCGTTAAGAACGATGATGTAGCTGCCGATTCTGGATGCGGCGCCCTCTTTTTGGTAAGACGCCAGGGAACCACAGGTGGC contains the following coding sequences:
- a CDS encoding restriction endonuclease — translated: MGRRSGFEGFIRATGRAVAAAERERKRAERHQFAEARRIEREIKRDNAQKLREQKEADKLAKAMYLEERQDEVSDLNAELNETISALSTLLEHTLEFDDSIDFSALKKHPKFEDFKTPKHLLPDPEPEIKVVHAPAAWKSIFPWVKNRYYRELQQAEESFNKSKEDHSIKLLSQKVELDALVADYQARRTAYLEEIKSQHDEVDLFEQDYLNCDPDSVLAYCEMVLTRSEYPENGFPQAFRLAYLPDSKELLVEYNLPDIAIVPRELEYRYVKTRDAIDAKARKIGEIKELYQNIIAAITLRTMHELFEADKASALTSVLFNGVIETIDPTSGHDTKVTLVSARAYKDDFMQIKLERVEKSACLRSLGAQVSGRPDELQAVKPIIEFNMVDKRFIEQGDALSALETRPNLMELSPSEFEVLVSNLFTQMGLDTKLTRGTKDGGVDAVAFDTRPILGGKVVIQAKRYKDTVGVSSVRDLYGTMMNEGANKGILVCTSQYGKDAYRFCEDKPIELIDGAGLLYLLKEHAGISARINPNF
- a CDS encoding GNAT family N-acetyltransferase yields the protein MDLETPRLKLEPYDDSHYEGLRVMDSDAGVMRYITRGIVKTPEETWEGIRRVQARWKKYNYSWWAIKEKSSGVIVGAACLQHLANVDGAPLEIGWRLVPEHNGKGFATEAAHAIVDYAAEQVGATYLVAVADPENIPSQRVMQRLGMSYKAIEQHYDVPCVVYELKIRRPA
- a CDS encoding ASCH domain-containing protein, which codes for MHTIDGLKVKYPGADVWQMGDSPALASELAELIAKGIKTATCGSLASYQKEGAASRIGSYIIVLNGQEEPACVVRLVSARLVRYCHVTAEFARKEGEGDLSLEYWRKEHQRFFTQEGTFSEDMELVAEEFEVVELL